In a single window of the Bacillus rossius redtenbacheri isolate Brsri chromosome 8, Brsri_v3, whole genome shotgun sequence genome:
- the LOC134535280 gene encoding E3 ubiquitin-protein ligase siah2-like: MDDSPTASLENLNKTLLKFLECSACRNFMKTFISQCDKGHNICPRCLPKDERCPNCKEIVQARNVALEALREMAVCPCRNAAAGCDRRLSYREEDEHSSVCPHRLYECPTRDCSWTGRRTQLLEHATREHDDLLWKSDFVYISVVRPVSVPVNTSSVQTAVGHYKEQPREEGVDVTEVIEIEDGAGEAESVDVKAGVGDEEVEDWMVEERQFQKLAGTRNGKKKIYDYVGVVKSHDELFCCFIRCDNSQKCLSIAVVCVGPTKKAKKFAYKVKFSKKCSPEMTTTSSQFTGKENAKVDKLFSSPQCVQFSFSSIHKYFFNDEIRIRIEVKEL; the protein is encoded by the coding sequence ATGGATGATTCACCTACGGCTTCGCTGGAGAATTTAAACAAGACGTTACTCAAATTCTTGGAATGTTCAGCATGCCGGAACTTCATGAAGACCTTCATCTCGCAGTGCGACAAGGGCCACAACATCTGTCCCCGATGCTTGCCTAAGGACGAGCGCTGTCCAAACTGCAAGGAGATAGTTCAAGCGAGGAACGTCGCCTTGGAAGCGCTGCGGGAAATGGCAGTTTGTCCTTGCAGGAACGCGGCTGCAGGCTGCGACAGGAGGTTGTCGTACAGGGAAGAGGACGAGCACAGCTCGGTGTGCCCTCACCGGCTGTACGAGTGCCCCACGCGAGACTGCTCCTGGACAGGCAGGCGAACACAACTGCTCGAGCACGCGACGCGCGAACACGACGACCTGCTGTGGAAATCCGATTTTGTTTACATTTCAGTTGTACGTCCAGTAAGTGTACCCGTGAATACCTCGTCTGTCCAAACAGCAGTCGGACATTACAAAGAGCAGCCGAGAGAAGAAGGCGTGGACGTAACTGAAGTGATAGAAATAGAAGATGGAGCGGGTGAAGCAGAAAGTGTGGATGTGAAAGCGGGAGTCGGCGATGAGGAAGTCGAAGATTGGATGGTGGAAGAGAGGCAATTTCAGAAGCTGGCAGGGACGCGGAACGGAAAAAAGAAAATATACGATTACGTTGGAGTTGTGAAATCTCACGACGAACTGTTCTGCTGCTTCATCAGGTGTGATAATAGTCAGAAATGTCTCAGCATTGCTGTCGTGTGTGTGGGCCCAACGAAGAAGGCCAAGAAGTTCGCCTACAAGGTGAAGTTTTCGAAGAAATGTTCGCCAGAAATGACGACAACCTCCTCTCAGTTCACGGGCAAGGAAAATGCCAAAGTTGACAAGCTATTCAGCTCACCCCAGTGCGTTCAGTTTAGTTTTAGTTCCATCCACAAATATTTCTTCAACGATGAAATACGAATTCGCATTGAAGTTAAAGAATTGTGA